The genomic stretch GATAACGGATTCGGGCGAGCCGCGTGAGACACCCAGCTGCAGGCGTCCGGCAGAAATCAGATCGGCCATCGCGGCGAGTTCGGCCATGTACAGCGGGTTCTCGTAACGCATATCGATCACGCCGGTGCCAAGCTCAATGCGGCTGGTCTTCGCGGCGATAGCAGACAGAAGCGGGTACGGGGTGGCCTGCTGCTGATCGAAATGGTGCACACGGAAGAACGCGCCGTCCAGGCCGATGTCTTCGGCGCCTACCGCCAAATCGATAGCCTGGTGCAAAGATTCGGATGCGCTGTTCACGCGCGAACCGGGAATTTCGGCCCAGTGCCCAAAAGAAAGAAAACCAAGTTTTTTCTCTGTGCCCGGCTGTGGTTCAAGATTTTGTACCGCAAGTTCGGTTTTCTGAGTGTCTGATGCGTTCATTGTTATGCCTTTCGTATTGCCCTACAGGGGGTATTTCCTCGTGTATGAGTATTCAGCATACAATTATTTACTTTACAGAGCAAGCTTTAAATAAGATGAGTAAAACCACTCATATAACTACTAGTCAATACGCTTTTCGACATAAAATATATGCGACATATTAGGTAATGATTCATTTATATTTTTTTACGCGCAATACTTACCTCAAGGTAACGAATGTGCATTTCTTCTACCGTTAGTATATCCATACCTCGTTCAAAACTTTTATGTATAAGACCCCGACAGAAAAACCATATGATTCATTATTTTCTAGGTGCAGGTACTACAGACATTGCTTTTTGCCGTACCTGCTTGCCTCAGATGACGTAAATCCGGGAGCGATGTTTTGTTGCGAGTCCGCCGACAGGTGTTTCCTGGAAAACACGTTTCATGATTCTTTACTCGCCTTGCGCGCGTACCATTTCCCTACGCCCCACCACATCAGCGGCGTAAACGCCACCGCGATCAGCCAATACACAAGCCAGAAGCTACCCTTCAGACCGGTCACAAAAATCCCGGCGATAAGCAAAGCCGCCGCTATCAGACACGCCGCCACGCATTTTCTCAACTGCTGAGCGCTGCTGACCGCAACCCCCTCCGAGGCGGAGCCAGAGAATTTCCTGTCGAACGCGTGAATAATACTCCGACCAAAAACGATCGAGAAAGCGATATAGAAGGCCGCGAATCCGTGCATAAATTCTGCCGCGCCACTCTGGCTCAGCGTGATATAAGAAAACACCAGCAATAACAGGTCGATCACCGGGGTTGCCGCTAATAATACGATTCCGGTTCTGGGCATTTTCAAGGTATAACGAAATACGCAGCCTAACACCAGGCATGCCCAAAACATCGCCTCAGCGACAACGGTGGCAACAAGCATCGATTTCCCTCATATACTGGCGGAAAGGTACGTAAAGTTTAGCATCAGAATAAGTTTTTATGATGTAAATCGAACGTATTTTCATAACTATACTTTGGTACTCGGCTCTTCAAGATGCACCTGAATTTTCAGAAATACTTGATATTTGACCGACGACCCGCCTTACTCCCCCGAAGGCCCAGAATACTGGGCATAGCTAGCGCGGAACTCGTAGCATAGAGGGTACCTACACTAATGTGGGGCGCTCGCATCCTGTTCAGATGCGAGCGCCCCACAGGTGCATTCTGCCTCAATATTTTGGGCGGGCCGCTGCTGTTTTACCTATGAACGCAGGTCTGCGGCGGTATAGTGGGTGGATGCGTATTTGGTCTGCCCACCCGTCCCTTCTTGACCGTCGTGCCCTGATCGCGTGCTGGCGTGAGAGCTTGCTTGCGCAGAAAGTGCTGCGCGGGCTCACCCGAGGGTACACGAATCATCCGCAGCTCATTCGGTTTCGTGCGCATTCTCAGCCGGTAGAGGCTATTGGGGCTTATCTGCATGGGCTCGCCGATGAGGCGCATCTGCGCGGGTATTCCTTCAACCGTTCGCTGATTGCCACTGAGCGGGGTAAGAACCTGAGGAGCTCTATTCCCGTGACCGAGGGCCAGCTTGCCTACGAATTGAGCTTTCTGGCACACAAAGTTGCCGGGCGAGATGTCGATTGGGAGCCTATTCTTACCGAGCGTCTCGCGAAATTCACCCAGGCCGGTAAGCCCGCGGTGCACCCCGTGTTCGAGGTAGTCCCAGGCGAAATAGAGGCTTGGGAGAAGACTAAGGAGTTCTAGTCGGAGCGCTTTATGCCGAGGCAGGAACCTCTAGCAGCGGAACCCACAGTTCCATCGTGTAGTCTGCCGCCTGCATATCGCCGCGACCGTACACCTCCAGGCCGCCTAACGGGCGGTACTGCGGATGCGACGGGAAGAACTCACGCTCAAAGCTCTCAAAACCTGCCGGAATAGACCGCGAAATCGGCCCGGTAATCTCAACCACCGCGTAGGTGCTCTCGGGAAGGTCCAGCAGACCCAGCCCAAGTTTATGCGCCGAGGCACGGTCATCAACCAAAATACCGGCCGTGTAGCGCACGAAACCGTCGGTACTGGGCTGAGTGCACACGCCAATGTACTGGGTAACCGCCAGAATATCGAGCATCGCCGGGGATGCCTTCTGATTCAGCTCATCCCACAGCGGCGTGAAATCATCCCCCAGCTTATACACCTGGGAGACTCCCGCCACCAGCAAAGAACCGTGTTTCTCAATGCGCGCGGGTGAAACCGTCACGGGCGCCTGTACGGACTCGCTCATGAGATACCAGCGTGGGCGCTCTGGCGATCCACCGCGCATTCGGGCACGCAGCGGCGTTTCGCATCATCGGTGGCGCACTCGGGGCATAGGAGCACAAGTTCGCGGCAGCTCTCATTCGAGCAGTTCTCAAATTTATTAGACGGTGCCGAGCAACGCTCACACTGGCCAATTGTGACAGTATCCGGGGTGAACTCCATGTGCATGCGCTTATCGAATACGTAGAGTGAACCCTCCCACAGGGACTTATCGCCGTACTTTTCGCCGTAGCGCACAATACCGCCGTCAATCTGGTAGATCTCTTTGAATCCGCGGTTCTTCATGAGGGCGGAGAGGATTTCGCATCGAATGCCGCCGGTGCAGTAGGTGACGACGGGCTTATCTTTCAGATCGTCATACTTGCCCGATTCGATCTCGCGAATAAAGTCGTGGGTGGTGCGAACATCGGGCACCACGGCGTTCTTGAACTTACCGATTTTGGCCTCGAATGCGTTGCGTCCGTCGAAGAAGACGACTTCATCGCCGCGTTCTTCTACAAGCTTGTTTACCTCTTCGGGTTTGAGGTGCACGCCGCCGCCGACCACGCCGTTTTCGTCTACTTTGAGCTCGTCGGGAGCACCAAACGCCACGATTTCATCGCGCGCTTTGACCGATAGACGGGGGAAGTCTTCGGCACCGCCTTCAGACCATTTGAATTCCATGTTCTTGAAGCCGGGGTACTGGCGGGTCTCTTTGGTGTACGCCTTAACCGCGCTGATTTCGCCGCCGAGCGTGCCGTTAATGCCGTGTTTGGAAATGAGGATGCGCCCGCGCAAACCGAGCTTCTCGCACAGGGCACGCTGCCAGAGCATGACCGCCACGGGGTCGGTTATGGGGGCAAACTGGTAATACAAGATAATTCGATTCTGAGCCACCCTCCTATTTTACGCTTTCTGGGTACATCGTGTGTGCCGTGGCGGCGGAACTCGTCCCGTAACGTGGCCGATAATCCCTGTTTTCCCGCGGGATGCGCCCGCGATGATGGATTGCATGTGGTTTCTTCACCATGAGGTATGTCTCGTCGTTTTTCTGCCCCATTGCACCGGCTGGTTTCGCCGTTTTCTGGTAGCGAATACCTATCTGCCGGGGCGAGCGGAACATGCCGGGCGTCCCTTCGAATGCCCACGCCGGTTTACCGTACCCGAGGTTTTACAATGGTGTGATGCGCCCCGAACCTTCCTGCGACTCCCCGGCTGATGAGCACCCCGGATTCTCCCCTTCGCTGCGCCCCGACGAGAACCTTCGCGAACAGCTGAGCAGGCTTATGCCCAAGCTCCCCGGCGACGGCTCGCTGCCCCCGCAAATCACCCATGTGCACCGCATCCCCGCACGTGAAGGGCAGTATTCGCCGTGGCCGCACTGGCTGCACCCGCGCGTGATTGAGGCCTTCGAGTCGCTGGGCGTGCACAAACCATACACCCACCAGGTGCAGGCGGCACAGGCAGCGCATTGTGCATTCGATGCTGCACTCGCCGAAGACGCGCACCGGCTCTCCTTCGGGCGAGCATCCGGGCAGGGGCACGATGAGTCGGGCACAACGGCGCGGCATGTGATTGTGGCGACCGGGACCGCATCCGGAAAATCGCTGAGTTACCTCATGCCCGCCTTCGATGCCCTCTACCGCGGGGCGCACCGTGAACCGCTCAGCACCACGGCAGCGGATACGAGTTCCACAGGATTCCATCAGAGAGCGAACGTTCTATATATTTCACCGGCGCGGGCACTCTCAGCCGACCAGCTCAACGCCATCACCGCCTATCATCTTCCCGGGCTCAACGCCGCCACCTATGACGGCGACACCCCGGCGCAGGAGCGGCGGTGGGTGCGCGAACACGCTAATTTTGTGCTCACCACCCCGGATATGCTCAACTACGGAATTCTGGGCAACCACCGGCAATGGGCGAACTTCCTGCGCGGGCTGCGCTATGTGGTGCTTGACGAAGTGCACAGCTACCGCGGCGTGTTCGGCGCGCATATCGCCAATCTGCTGCGCCGCCTACGCCGAGTCTGCGCGCTGTACCGGGTGAGCCCGGTATTCTACGGGGCATCCGCCACGAGCGCGAACCCTGCCGAGTCTTTCGCCAAGCTCATTGGAGTGCCCGAGGGGAACGTAGACGCGATTACCACATCGACCGCGCCCCGCGGAGAATCCACCGTCATCCTGTGGGAACCGGAGTTCCTGCCCGATACGCAGGTGACCGATAAACTCGCCGTCGGCGCGAGCGCCTTCGACACCCGTTCCGAGGCGGAAAAGCAGGCGCCGCAGCGTATCTCCGCTATCGAACAGGGCGCCCAAATGCTCACCGACCTGGTACTCTCGCGCACCCGCACGCTCGCCTTCACCCGGTCGAGGCGCGGCGCTGAGCTGATCTCCCAGCGAGCGCAGCGCTACCTTGATGAGACCGAGGCGGGGCTGGCGCATCGGGTGGCGGCGTACCGTTCGGGGTATATGCCCGAGGAACGCCGTGAGCTTGAGCATCGGCTGCGCACCGGCGAACTGCTCGGGCTGGCAAGTACCTCTGCGCTTGAGCTGGGTATCGATATTTCCGGGCTGGATGCGGTGCTCGTGGCGGGCTGGCCCGGAACCCGCGCATCCTTTATTCAGCGGATTGGGCGCGCCGGTCGCGGGGGTCAGGATGCGCTCGCTGTGCTTATCGCCGGGGACGATCCGTTGGATACGTACCTGGTGCATCATCCGCAGGCGATTTTCGGGCAGAGCGTGGAGGCTACCGTATTCGACCCAACGAACCCGTATGTGCTTTCGCCGCATTTGTGCGCTGCCGCGGCGGAGTCGCCGCTGCGTGCCGAGGAGCTTTCGCTGTTCGGCGAGCATACTGAGGCTCTGCTTAACCGGTTGGTGCAGCAGAATTATCTGCGCCGCCGGGCGGATGGCTGGTATTGGACGCACGCGGAGTCGGCGACGAATCTGGTGGATCTGCGTGCCACCGGTGGTGGTCCCTATCAGCTGATTGATGCCGAGGATGGTTCGCTGATTGGCACGATGGATTCGGCGCAGGCAATGACTCAGGGTCACCCGGGAGCTATCTATATTCACCAGAACGCCCAGTATTTGGTGGAGTCCCTGGATGAAGCGGCGCGCGTTATTCTGCTCTCGCGGGTGTACCCCGACTATTACACGCGGGCGATTGAGGCGACCGAGGTGAAGATTCTGCAGGAAAAGGCGGGTGTGCGGTACGGGTTCGACGGCACCCAGCCCGATACTGCTGGGCTGACGCTGCATCGCGGGCGGGTTCAGGTGACCGATCAGGTTATGGGCTTTCAACGGTTCTCGGTGTACGGCAGTGAGTACCTGGGCGATGAGCCGATGGAGATGCCGCCGAGCATCCTGATGACCGAGGCTATCTGGTTTACCTTTGAGCCGAGTTACCTGTTTGCCGCCGGCGTGGCTGAACCTGATGCACCCGGAACCCTGCACGCCGCAGAACACGCCGCCATCGGCTTACTACCGCTGATTGCGACCTGCGACCGCTGGGATTTAGGCGGACTCTCCACCCTGTACCACGCCGATACGGAACGCCCCACCATCTTCGTGTACGATGCCGCACCCGGCGGAGCAGGCTTTACCCAGCGCGGGTTTGAGGCGGTTCGCACCTGGTTGGGCGCAACCCTGGACGCCATTGATTCCTGCGGATGCGAGAGTGGCTGCCCCTCCTGCGTGCAGTCCCCCAAATGCGGCAACCGCAACGAACCGCTGTCGAAGGCAGGCGCACAAAACCTGCTGCGGGCAATACTGCACTCACTCGATGAGGCCGAACGGGACATGCTGTAAAGACTAGAGCATTCCACAAGGTCTGACTAGCACCTCCTATCGGGCTCATCATTCGGATTTTACGGGCTTCCCGGCTCTTCAGCGGTTCGGTTGGAGGGGGCGTTCTCGGGGATCTCGTCGCTGGATAATCCCACATCGGTGCACCCGCCCCAGAGTCCGGATGCGGCGCCCCGGCACGCGATGTACCTTGCGCATCGCCGAAGAAAGCGAACGGTCCGTGCACAGCAGAGCTCACCCGAATATCCACGGTTTCGGGGCGGTCCGCGAGGGCGCACCCCACCAGATTGGCGTTATTATCACGGGCTACCTGGGCGGCAATATCGCAAGGGTCCCCAGGGGTGATTCCGCGCAGCGCATCCGCTGCGGCGAGCGCCGCCAGGTCTGCCGCCTGCGCCGCCCGCCGATTCGCCGTGCTTACCCCGGCAAAACCGATGATGACGGTTGCCAGGATCAGCAGGGCGGCGATAATGCCTACCGCGAGCACGGTGCCGCTCCCCTCCTCCGGGTTTTCGGTCGGCTGCGGTCGATCAACCGCCTTACACTGCGGTTTGACGAACAATGGCAGGCATGTATTCCAGATGAAACCGGGCGTGACCATGTTTATTCGCCGCCAGCCGTCGTGGCGTTATCCGAGCTGCCCTCAACCCGTGCGGTCGCGGTGGCCTGCAGCTTCCAGCCGGTTACTGAGCCGATAACCCCCGGTGCCGCACGCTCAACCTGAACCCGCACCTGCCGCGCCCCCGATGTTTCTTCTACGGTCTGCACCTGCAGGTTAATGCTGGGGTCTATCCGCGAAACTTCATGCTGTACGGCGGCGAGGTTATCTCCCCGAGCGAAGGCACGCGCCGCGACTCGCGAGGATTCTTCGAGCCGCGACTGGGCCATTCCCACCGCTGCCGCTGAGAGACAGAGCGCAAGCACCGCGATCACGGCGGGCAGAGCGACCGCGAATTCGGCAGTCACGGCGCCTTCATCACGTGCACGTAACCGCCAGGCGCGTATCATGCGGTGTATAAGCCTCATAGACGTTCCTTTCGTCGGGTTTGGGCAACTCTTTCGCGGTTTTCACGGGTAGTACCGGGTTTAGAAAAGCCCAAAGGTCAGCCCAGAGCCGCCCGTTGCAAGGGCGTTCTTGACCATATCTACGAGCATGCCGCGAATCTCGTCGGACTTGAGAATGGCGACCAGCAGACCGGCAAAACCTACGGCGGCGAGCATTACGATGCCGTATTCGGCGGTGCTGGCGCCCTCCTCAGGGTCGTTTTCGTCCGCGTATTCAACCTCGTCGGTGGGCAAGGTCATCTCGTGCAGTTCGGCAGCTTCATCCGTGCGAATTTCCGCGAAGAGTTCCTCGTGTTCACTCAGGGAACGGCATTCTGCGGCGCATTTATTGAGGGTGCAGCCGGCGGCGAGCGCCTGCGCTAGTTGTTGGGCAAGATGCGGTTCAAGCCGCTGCAGGTACATGTTCGTGTATTCGTCGAGTGCCTGCCCTAAAAGTACAGGGTTTTCTTCTGTGCGGGCATAGGCCTCAAGGCATTCCTGAGTGCTCCGGTGCGCGGTGTGCAGAGCGAGAGAAGAGTGTACAACAGTCATCGTTGTTTCCTTTCATATAGTGTTGTTTGATAATTTTTGTGGGTAGATTTGGTGCAACGTGCCCCGGGGTGAAGCCCACCGGATTCAGGCCAGCAGCCCCGGTAAAAGCGAGATCACAATCGGTATGATTCCGCAGCAGATAAAGGCCGGAAGCGAGCACAGTCCCAGCGGAAGAACCAGCGCCACGGCAAGTTTTGCGGATGCGCGCTCTGCCGCCCGGCGCTCTTCAAGCCGATATGTTGCCGCGCAGTGCCGCAGCAGTGCCGAGCTGGGTGTTCCCGCCGAATACGCCGGTGCCAGAATCCGAGCCAATTCCCGCAGGAGCGGATGGTCGTAACCGTCCCAGGCGGCCTGCCAATCGGCGCTTACCGTCAGGGTCAAGGTGATGTGCTCAAGCGCATCGCTTATCGCTCGTTCTTCATGGGCGAGTGCCCGGCCAAGAGCCTGTAAGGCGCCGGTAAGACCGAGCCCCGCACGCAATTGTGCGGCAAGAAGCTCAAGCATCAGCGCCGGATCCAGCGGCTCAGTCTCTGCAGAACCGCTAAACCCTGCCGGTTCTTTCGGCGGTTTCTTTTCTCTTCGGCGCCGTCTAGTTGCTTGAGCGCGGGCATTCTTCGGCGCGGGATCCTCGGCCAACACGGAGCTGCGTTCGGCCCGGTGCACAAGCCGAGCCGTCCAGCGCCTCCCAAGAAGCGCCAGCGTGATGCCGAAAAAACCAGTCAGCAAACCGGCCAGCGAACCAGTCAGCGCACCGACAGGATCCGTTCCCATCAGCCAGCCCATCGCTAACCCGATAAACGGCAGCCACGACAGTATCTTGCCGGTCGTTTTCGGCCCCGTCAGCGCACTTTCTCGCCCGAGAAGAGCATCCAGATGTTCTTCGGCGTGTTCGGCCGCAGCCCGTAGGGTCTGCGCCAGAGGTGCGCCGGTAGTTTCGTTCATACGTAAGCACAGGCCGAGTTCACGGATGCGCTCCCGGCTGTGCGCTCGCCGCGCGTTGAGGGCGCCCAGGGTTGTTCCCGCTGCAAAACCAAGCTGTTCTTCACGGGCCAAAGTGTCTAATAGCTCGTCAATATCGTCTTGGGTTTGCCGGTATGCCCGCTCGCCTCTGCTGCCCGTCAGCCGGTGCAGCGCCCGGCGAAGGAGCGAGGACTTTTCGGGTTCGTTCCCATCAGTGTTCCCCGTTTGCCAACTTTGTGCTGCGGAACCGTGAACCGTAAGGTCACCAGCGTCAGGCGGATGCCGAGTACGGTTTTCAGCCGTTGCCTCGCGCAGGCTCAGACCCGCATCCAGGGTTGCAGATATACCGCGCAACGCTTGCGGCCATAGACGCATCTCGGTTGAGGTTGGTGGAGTCGGCGGAATAAGCCTTTGAAACCGTGTCCTTAGCCGAGGCTGTGTTGTGGCGGGCAGATACTCGCCAAAAGCCATGCTGTCGCCCGCGTTTTTACGCGCCGTTCTCTGAGACGAACCGGCGGCGTGCGTCTTATGATCCACCATCAGACTCATAGTTCCTCTCCTCCCTGGCTGCTACGGTCGGTTTGTTCCCGTGGTGCGGTTGTGTAGGGCGGAACATCAGAATCGGTGCGAACCCCGGGGTCGTATCCATAGGTACATGCGGTCGGTGCAGTTGGCGTTTCGGGGTGTGCGCCGCGGTGTTCGTGTGCGGGCTGCACGACTGTCGAGCTTTCATGTGCAGCGTGCGTACCCGGTGAAATAGCGTCCGTGGGAGAGCTCGGCGGTAAGTTTTCTCCGGTCTCCTCCGGTAGGGCGCCACCCGCCGAATTGTCTGCCGTTGAACCTCCGTCCGCCAAGAGTTCACCCGCAGGCTCGCACAGCGTTACCACCAGCGCATCCTGGCGCAGGTCAAGCCGGTAAATTCCAGCGATCCGCCGCATGCCCTGCACCTGTTCCAGGTGAATAATGCGGTCAAATGCGGTGGAAGCGTGCAGGGCTACGGTGCGTTCATCCAAACCGGCAAGCGCACCCAGCGCGGCAAGACGATGCGGCACGGCGAACGCGGAATTCGCATGCAGCGTTGTACCTGCGCCCTGGTGCCCGGTGTTCATGGCGTTAAGCAGGTGCAGGATTTCAGAGCCGCGGCACTCCCCCACCATAAGCCGATCGGGTGCCATACGTAGGGCTTGCACCAGCAGGTCTCCCAGCGTGATCTCTCCGGCACCTTCGGCGTTCGCGGCACGGGTTTTGAGGCTCACCGTATGCGGATGCTGCGGGTTCAGTTCCGGGGTATCTTCCAGGATCATGAGGCGTTCCCAGGCTTCGCATTCGCCCAAAAGCGCGTTCAGAAGCGTGGTTTTTCCAGTACCGGTTCCCCCGCTGACGACAAAGTTTTGCCGGTGCGCAATCATGGTGCGCAGGGCTTGCTCGGTCGCCGCATCAAACATTCCGCTTTCGCGGAGCGCGGTAAGTGTCAAACAGCTTTGGGCGGGCAGACGAATAGACAGGTGCGTGTTTTCGACCAGCGGCGGAATAACCGCGTGGATACGCCGCCCGGAGTCATCGTGCACGTCATCCGCAGGATGCGCCGCATCGAGCCTGCCGCCGTGCGCCCTAATGAGACGGTTGGCGAGTTGGCGTACCTGCGCCTCGGTCTCGAAGGTGAGGGTTACCGGTTGGGTTTGTCCGTGTGCCTGAACCCACACATCCTGCGGAGAATTCACGTAAATATCGGTGATTCCGGGAATATGTGTGAGGGTTTCAAGCGCGCCCAGACCGTAAAGTTCGGCGTGCAGGCAGGACAGCGCACGCGATACAAGGTCGGGCTCGTGTTCGACGGGAAACTCATGGTTTTCGTCCCCGTACATGTCCTCTTCACAGGCCTGCTGCACCGCCAACGTTAGGTCTTTACTCGACCACAATCGGGGATTTTCGCCGTCTGCCGAAGCAGCGGGTGAAGCATGAACGGTCTCGGTGTGTGGGCTAGGTGGGCGCGCCAGCAGATAGGTGAGAGCATGCCGGGCGATGCGCCGCGCATGGTGATCCTCAAACACCGGAATAGGCGTGAGCCCCAGGCGCTCTCTCGTCTCGGCTGAAAAATCGGGTGCCATCAGCTCTTGAGGCGGCATGCAGGTACCAACAATCGAGAGGGTTTCGGGCGGGGCATAGTTTCCACAGGCAACGAAGTCTGTTTGCTCGGGGGCAACATCGGCGCCTACTGTCTCGGCGCTGCCCGATCTATAAGCGCTGTCGGCACCGCGAGAGAACGCCCGGAAAACGCCGTGTTCTGCCGTTCCGGTACGAAATACTGCCTGAGGTGGAGGAGGTAAAGCTGCCATACCCCTATTTCACAGGTTTTCGCGCATGCGCACGGCAGCCGAGTCACAGGCTGTGGATAACTTCGCCCTATGGGACACTTTTACGGTGTATCCACAGGGCAGGAGGTCGATCCCACACCGGTTGTCTGCTCACCAAGCACACAGACCACGCTTTTATGTCACTCTCTGACGCGCAGCACTAACCGCGCCGCTTTGTGCCCGGCCCATCAATCGCCTTACTCTGTTGCCTTGTCTTCACGAGACGGTTTATGTACCGGGTTATATGCAGACACACCAATGATTGCAGATCCAATGAGCACGGCTGCCAGACACCAGTGACGACGATTCATCTGCCCTCACTCACTTTCGACCGGTGTGACCAGTCCTGTGTTCCCATCGACCCGAATCGTCTGACCCGACACAATATCCTGCGTACCGGATTGAGTGCCAAGTACAGCGGGAATCCCGACCTCGCGCGCAACGATAGCCGCGTGAGAAAGCGGACCTCCAGTATCAGCCACCACGGCGGCAGCCACATTGAACAGTGGGGTCCAGGTGGGATCGGTGTACCGGCACACGAGTATTTCGCCCGGTTCCAGCAGCCCGAACTCTTCCGGCCCGTGGATAACCCGTGCCGTGCCCATCGTCACCCCTGGGCTCGCGCCAACTCCTTTGATGCCGTCCGTCTCAGACCGGTGATTCCCCCGGTCCCACCACAGAGTCTCAGCGGTTGTGCGCTTCTGCTTTCGGTGCGAAATCCTCTGCTGCAGATCGGAGGACGGTTCTTCTGCAAGCAGCGCAGATTCTACCTCATCAAATAGCGCATAGGTTACATCTGAGGGATTCGCCAAGATGCTGCGTTCAACGAGTCGATGTGCGATCTCATCCATGACCCTACGAGCCTCAACAAACCATTCTTCGATGAGATACAGAGAGCCTTCACGTGCGACATGCAGAGCCCGCAGCGCGGTGACCGTCTTATCCCAACGTTTATGCAGGAACCGTGGCAGTCGGCTGCGCACGAGCTGACGTTTATCGGCCCGATCTGCATCCATGGTGTGCCTGCCGCGAATACCAGCAGCAATCAGCGTGAAAAATGCTTCAGGGTTCTCGCCCCAAGACCTGCTTGAATAGGGCAGGTACATGCGCGGTGTGCGCGCCCCAATTCGCGACAGCGTCTGCTGAACCTCTTCGAGAAACGTCGGCCCGTTGGCGTGCTTCGAGAGAGATTCAACCGCGTTATCTGTTTCCACAAGGACGTCATCGAGACCGAGTTCGCGGGCGCGCTCGCAGAGACGCGAAATCTCACGGTCGATATGTGCCGTCACAAAATCGAGGTTCGCGAATAAATCCTCGGTGGTGATGCTCGGGCCGAGCCGCGCAATTTTAATCATCACATCCGCCTCAGCACGTTTGAACATTAGCGGCATGAGGTAGCGCGAGAAGCGAGCGCGCGTAAGCTCAGCTGCCGCATCAACCGCACGGTGGCTCCGCGCAATCAGATCACGGTCGGTTATACTCTCAAGCGTCCGGTTATCCGCCTGGAATGCTTCAAGTTCATGTTTCCAGTCCAGCGAATCTGCATCCCAGTCGGGGTTCACCGACGAAAAGGCCTGTCGGATCGTGCGCGGCAAGTGCGTTACGATGCGCGGCGAAACACGCGGCCACGTTGCATGAACGCTCGCAATCCCATCATCGCTGATGCGGATAACACGATCAACGGGTGGTGTATCCACACCGAAGGAACCGAGAACTTGCTGAACTTCCTGCTGTACCTTGCGCACGGGCATGATGTCCAAGGGATACGGTGCGGGATAATGCTCGATCAAGTCATCACGCATCATCTGCAGAATCTTTGACTGTGCAGGTCCGTGTCCCGAGTCGGTGTTCGACAGATTCGATAAAGATGTAATCGGTCGAGTCTGCAAGAGGTAGAGCTCATCGCCGCATATACCCCACTCGATATCTTGGGGTGCGTTGTAATAGGCGGATACCTGCCGCCCGAGAGCATGGAGCCGTCGAAGATCGGAGTCTGACAGGCATGAAGCCGCGCGATCATTCGGTGGAACCGGGCTTCTCTTAGTCCCGCCAGTGTGGTCGAGGTCGATGCGTGTCTCTTTATCCCCGATGATCGTCTCGACGGCGTGCCCC from Rothia dentocariosa ATCC 17931 encodes the following:
- a CDS encoding pyrimidine dimer DNA glycosylase/endonuclease V codes for the protein MRIWSAHPSLLDRRALIACWRESLLAQKVLRGLTRGYTNHPQLIRFRAHSQPVEAIGAYLHGLADEAHLRGYSFNRSLIATERGKNLRSSIPVTEGQLAYELSFLAHKVAGRDVDWEPILTERLAKFTQAGKPAVHPVFEVVPGEIEAWEKTKEF
- a CDS encoding GyrI-like domain-containing protein, whose translation is MSESVQAPVTVSPARIEKHGSLLVAGVSQVYKLGDDFTPLWDELNQKASPAMLDILAVTQYIGVCTQPSTDGFVRYTAGILVDDRASAHKLGLGLLDLPESTYAVVEITGPISRSIPAGFESFEREFFPSHPQYRPLGGLEVYGRGDMQAADYTMELWVPLLEVPASA
- a CDS encoding rhodanese-related sulfurtransferase, whose product is MAQNRIILYYQFAPITDPVAVMLWQRALCEKLGLRGRILISKHGINGTLGGEISAVKAYTKETRQYPGFKNMEFKWSEGGAEDFPRLSVKARDEIVAFGAPDELKVDENGVVGGGVHLKPEEVNKLVEERGDEVVFFDGRNAFEAKIGKFKNAVVPDVRTTHDFIREIESGKYDDLKDKPVVTYCTGGIRCEILSALMKNRGFKEIYQIDGGIVRYGEKYGDKSLWEGSLYVFDKRMHMEFTPDTVTIGQCERCSAPSNKFENCSNESCRELVLLCPECATDDAKRRCVPECAVDRQSAHAGIS
- a CDS encoding DEAD/DEAH box helicase, which codes for MPGVPSNAHAGLPYPRFYNGVMRPEPSCDSPADEHPGFSPSLRPDENLREQLSRLMPKLPGDGSLPPQITHVHRIPAREGQYSPWPHWLHPRVIEAFESLGVHKPYTHQVQAAQAAHCAFDAALAEDAHRLSFGRASGQGHDESGTTARHVIVATGTASGKSLSYLMPAFDALYRGAHREPLSTTAADTSSTGFHQRANVLYISPARALSADQLNAITAYHLPGLNAATYDGDTPAQERRWVREHANFVLTTPDMLNYGILGNHRQWANFLRGLRYVVLDEVHSYRGVFGAHIANLLRRLRRVCALYRVSPVFYGASATSANPAESFAKLIGVPEGNVDAITTSTAPRGESTVILWEPEFLPDTQVTDKLAVGASAFDTRSEAEKQAPQRISAIEQGAQMLTDLVLSRTRTLAFTRSRRGAELISQRAQRYLDETEAGLAHRVAAYRSGYMPEERRELEHRLRTGELLGLASTSALELGIDISGLDAVLVAGWPGTRASFIQRIGRAGRGGQDALAVLIAGDDPLDTYLVHHPQAIFGQSVEATVFDPTNPYVLSPHLCAAAAESPLRAEELSLFGEHTEALLNRLVQQNYLRRRADGWYWTHAESATNLVDLRATGGGPYQLIDAEDGSLIGTMDSAQAMTQGHPGAIYIHQNAQYLVESLDEAARVILLSRVYPDYYTRAIEATEVKILQEKAGVRYGFDGTQPDTAGLTLHRGRVQVTDQVMGFQRFSVYGSEYLGDEPMEMPPSILMTEAIWFTFEPSYLFAAGVAEPDAPGTLHAAEHAAIGLLPLIATCDRWDLGGLSTLYHADTERPTIFVYDAAPGGAGFTQRGFEAVRTWLGATLDAIDSCGCESGCPSCVQSPKCGNRNEPLSKAGAQNLLRAILHSLDEAERDML
- a CDS encoding TadE/TadG family type IV pilus assembly protein; this translates as MRLIHRMIRAWRLRARDEGAVTAEFAVALPAVIAVLALCLSAAAVGMAQSRLEESSRVAARAFARGDNLAAVQHEVSRIDPSINLQVQTVEETSGARQVRVQVERAAPGVIGSVTGWKLQATATARVEGSSDNATTAGGE
- a CDS encoding DUF4244 domain-containing protein, with protein sequence MTVVHSSLALHTAHRSTQECLEAYARTEENPVLLGQALDEYTNMYLQRLEPHLAQQLAQALAAGCTLNKCAAECRSLSEHEELFAEIRTDEAAELHEMTLPTDEVEYADENDPEEGASTAEYGIVMLAAVGFAGLLVAILKSDEIRGMLVDMVKNALATGGSGLTFGLF